In one window of Chryseobacterium phocaeense DNA:
- a CDS encoding NAD-dependent epimerase/dehydratase family protein produces MKKVFITGVTGYIGGSVAQKLLEKNYTVSGLVRNEEAAEKLRQAGIEPIIGHVHDQTVLKAAISRTDAVIHTADSADDAYTVDSFINLLEGSGKTFIFTSGSAIFGGKENGEKNGFVYTEDIPLNPRLEMASRVLINDYVLQSAKKDIRSIVIVPTMVYGEGLGLKKDSIQLPALINFSKEKGFGVYFGKGENIWSNLHIEDLADLYVLALEKAKPGSLYYAENGSSTIRNLAENISRQYQLQPAQSVSVQEAVLTFGAAGGYFGFASNSLCNADKARTELGWKPQYQSIENFI; encoded by the coding sequence ATGAAAAAAGTATTTATAACAGGAGTTACCGGTTACATCGGGGGTAGTGTTGCGCAAAAGCTTTTAGAGAAAAACTACACGGTATCGGGCCTTGTCCGCAATGAAGAGGCCGCAGAAAAACTGAGACAGGCAGGCATCGAACCCATTATAGGCCATGTGCATGACCAAACAGTTTTGAAGGCTGCCATCTCCCGGACTGATGCCGTTATCCACACAGCTGATTCTGCCGATGATGCCTATACTGTCGACAGTTTTATCAATTTACTGGAAGGAAGCGGTAAAACATTTATTTTCACTTCGGGTTCCGCTATTTTCGGAGGAAAAGAAAACGGAGAAAAAAACGGATTTGTCTACACAGAAGATATTCCTTTAAATCCAAGACTGGAAATGGCTTCCAGAGTACTGATCAATGATTATGTACTTCAGTCCGCCAAAAAAGACATCAGAAGCATCGTGATTGTCCCGACCATGGTGTATGGAGAAGGTCTGGGATTGAAAAAAGACAGTATTCAGCTTCCGGCATTAATCAACTTCTCAAAAGAAAAGGGATTTGGGGTGTATTTCGGAAAAGGTGAAAATATATGGTCGAATCTTCATATTGAAGACCTGGCAGACCTGTATGTTCTCGCGCTGGAAAAAGCAAAACCGGGCTCTCTTTATTATGCAGAAAACGGTTCTTCCACCATCAGAAATCTGGCAGAAAATATAAGCAGACAATATCAATTACAACCGGCGCAGTCCGTCAGTGTGCAGGAAGCAGTTCTCACCTTTGGTGCTGCAGGCGGATATTTCGGATTTGCATCCAACAGCTTATGCAATGCTGATAAAGCA
- a CDS encoding NAD(P)H-dependent oxidoreductase: MKKVLLINGGQNFGHSGGKYNDTIAENTLEVLKNFGNVEIKTTQVSDGYDKDEEVKKFVWADYIIYHTPIWWFQLPNGLKKYIDEVFTAGHAKGIYMSDGRNAENPEINYGTGGMLGGRKYMVTTSWNAPKTAFTLPGEFFNETSVDHGPLFGFHRMNAFVSLEKMESFHFHDVEKNADIERDMKLYRKHLEQVFEKELKPQLV; encoded by the coding sequence ATGAAAAAAGTATTGCTCATCAACGGAGGACAGAATTTCGGACATTCCGGAGGAAAATATAATGACACCATCGCAGAAAACACATTGGAAGTTCTTAAGAATTTCGGGAATGTAGAAATAAAAACAACCCAGGTTTCAGATGGCTATGATAAAGATGAAGAAGTAAAGAAATTTGTTTGGGCGGATTATATTATTTACCATACCCCGATCTGGTGGTTCCAGCTTCCGAATGGCCTGAAAAAATATATCGACGAAGTTTTCACTGCAGGACACGCCAAAGGAATTTATATGAGTGACGGAAGAAATGCAGAAAATCCTGAAATCAATTATGGTACAGGTGGCATGCTGGGCGGAAGAAAATACATGGTCACCACCAGCTGGAATGCTCCCAAAACAGCCTTCACGCTTCCCGGAGAATTTTTCAATGAAACCAGTGTGGATCATGGACCGTTATTTGGTTTCCATAGAATGAATGCTTTTGTTTCCCTGGAAAAAATGGAGAGTTTCCACTTCCATGACGTAGAGAAAAACGCCGATATCGAGCGTGATATGAAACTGTACCGAAAACACCTTGAACAGGTTTTCGAGAAAGAACTTAAACCTCAGCTGGTCTAA
- a CDS encoding metallophosphoesterase family protein has translation MDNGTDMVKIAVFSDVHGNLPALEAVLNDIQKRGIQQKFCLGDLVDFAPWGNEVIEKIRDLNIPCLMGNHDERIAFNIPVIPLSKHSEEETEARFVAIDHSKKNITETNKKFLSELPFHLKLNYKIGRKRWNIQLVHSSLSSNDTYLYESEDDGVFADMLKESRSDIIVMGHTHLSFKKYLKTMGWAVNCGSVGRSKEDNRLASYLILTMNEEQIFPEIVQIAYPIEETALAIEESAIPDYYAAFLRNENTSVL, from the coding sequence ATGGATAATGGAACAGATATGGTAAAAATTGCGGTTTTCAGTGATGTGCATGGGAATCTTCCGGCGCTTGAGGCAGTGTTGAATGATATTCAAAAAAGAGGAATACAGCAGAAGTTCTGTCTGGGAGATCTTGTAGATTTTGCGCCGTGGGGAAATGAAGTGATTGAAAAAATAAGAGATCTGAATATCCCCTGCCTGATGGGAAACCACGATGAAAGAATAGCTTTTAATATTCCTGTAATTCCTTTATCTAAGCATTCTGAAGAAGAAACGGAAGCAAGATTCGTAGCGATTGATCATTCCAAAAAGAATATTACAGAGACGAATAAAAAATTTTTGTCAGAGCTTCCATTTCATTTAAAATTAAACTATAAAATAGGCAGGAAGCGCTGGAATATCCAACTGGTTCATTCGAGTTTGTCGAGTAATGATACCTATCTTTACGAATCAGAGGATGATGGGGTTTTTGCTGATATGCTGAAAGAATCCCGGTCTGATATCATTGTGATGGGACACACTCATTTATCATTTAAAAAATATCTTAAAACTATGGGCTGGGCGGTGAATTGCGGTTCCGTGGGCCGTTCCAAAGAAGATAACCGGCTTGCTTCATATCTGATCCTCACAATGAATGAAGAGCAGATTTTTCCTGAAATTGTTCAGATTGCTTATCCGATTGAAGAAACAGCTCTCGCAATCGAAGAAAGCGCAATTCCGGATTATTATGCAGCTTTTCTGAGGAATGAAAATACATCAGTATTATAA
- a CDS encoding LysR family transcriptional regulator encodes MVNLEWYRTFKAIYKTGTLTGAADSLFISQPGVSLHLSSLEAYVGYKLFDRTGRKMIPTERGKVLFNAVSEPISKLEDVEKNFQKSTEKLTPTISVGMCFETFQTTLEQYVSTLPFNLIISFGEYPEMLDQLDKGILDLIITPKKGVSPNIEHEAFSSEQIILVGGKDVDLESFQETVATKGTEHVEEWLKQEKWYGTTGDMEHLFQFWIMNFGHKPNFRPNYIVPNLNSIIRCLKGGTGLAVIPNFLCKNEIESGEIKLVWEGEKKLENTLYFGCRKKTNYQSEIDHIKGLFRKVMGKNDHVAHL; translated from the coding sequence ATGGTCAATTTAGAATGGTACCGCACTTTTAAAGCGATATATAAAACCGGAACCCTCACAGGTGCAGCAGATTCCCTGTTTATTTCACAGCCAGGCGTGAGTCTTCACCTGAGTTCCCTTGAAGCCTACGTAGGCTATAAATTATTCGACAGGACCGGAAGGAAAATGATCCCGACGGAAAGAGGAAAAGTTTTATTCAATGCTGTTTCCGAACCTATTTCCAAGCTGGAAGATGTAGAGAAAAATTTTCAGAAATCTACGGAAAAGCTCACACCGACCATCAGTGTAGGGATGTGCTTTGAAACCTTTCAGACTACTTTGGAGCAGTACGTTTCCACACTTCCTTTTAACCTGATCATCAGTTTTGGTGAATATCCGGAAATGCTGGATCAGCTGGATAAGGGAATCCTGGATCTGATCATTACCCCCAAAAAAGGCGTTTCACCGAATATAGAGCACGAAGCATTTTCATCTGAACAGATCATTCTGGTAGGTGGAAAGGACGTAGACCTGGAAAGCTTTCAGGAAACGGTAGCTACCAAAGGAACGGAACATGTGGAAGAATGGCTGAAACAGGAGAAATGGTACGGAACCACGGGAGATATGGAACATTTATTTCAGTTCTGGATTATGAATTTCGGACATAAACCTAACTTCCGTCCAAACTATATAGTACCGAATCTGAATTCCATCATCCGCTGCCTGAAAGGAGGAACCGGTCTGGCCGTTATCCCTAATTTCCTGTGTAAAAATGAAATAGAAAGCGGAGAAATTAAGTTGGTCTGGGAAGGAGAAAAAAAGCTGGAAAACACGCTATATTTCGGATGCAGAAAGAAAACCAACTATCAATCCGAGATAGATCATATCAAAGGATTATTCAGAAAGGTCATGGGTAAGAATGATCATGTCGCGCATCTGTAA
- a CDS encoding GNAT family N-acetyltransferase encodes MDKFTFRKLDSGSDIPYELLLLADETAEAIDRYIFDSVIYILNDGDEDIAVFALHPNSKTELEIKNIAVTEKYRNQGIGSVLIDKSKKIAAEIGYTVLSVGTSDTGFQQIRFYEKNGFIKKGIRKDFFTENYPFPIYENGLQMRDMIILTHDLSE; translated from the coding sequence ATGGATAAATTCACTTTCCGCAAACTGGATTCCGGTTCGGATATTCCTTATGAACTCTTGCTCCTTGCAGATGAAACCGCAGAAGCTATTGACAGATATATTTTCGATTCTGTTATTTATATTTTAAATGACGGCGATGAAGATATCGCCGTATTTGCGTTGCACCCAAACAGTAAGACAGAATTGGAGATTAAAAATATAGCGGTTACTGAAAAGTACAGAAACCAGGGAATCGGTAGTGTCCTGATTGATAAATCAAAGAAAATAGCGGCTGAAATCGGCTATACGGTTTTAAGTGTCGGCACTTCTGACACCGGTTTTCAACAGATCCGGTTTTATGAAAAGAATGGTTTTATAAAAAAGGGAATACGTAAAGACTTTTTTACAGAAAATTACCCATTCCCCATTTATGAAAACGGCTTACAGATGCGCGACATGATCATTCTTACCCATGACCTTTCTGAATAA
- a CDS encoding acetyltransferase, translating into MSYQIRPATAEDHPRIMEIWESAVKATHDFLAEEDFTYFKEVIPRDYLPNLEVYLITENNDAKGFASVAEGNLEMLFIHNDARGKGLGKKLYEFMKEATGLTKVDVNEQNPQAIGFYEKMGFKKIGRSEKDGSGKDYPLIHMSL; encoded by the coding sequence ATGTCATACCAGATCAGACCCGCCACTGCCGAAGACCACCCAAGGATTATGGAAATCTGGGAATCCGCAGTAAAAGCCACGCATGATTTTCTTGCAGAAGAAGATTTTACTTATTTTAAAGAAGTAATTCCCAGGGATTACCTTCCGAACCTGGAAGTCTATTTAATTACGGAAAACAATGATGCCAAAGGTTTTGCTTCTGTAGCAGAGGGCAATCTGGAAATGCTTTTCATTCATAATGATGCACGGGGAAAAGGACTCGGCAAAAAGCTTTACGAATTTATGAAGGAAGCAACAGGGCTTACCAAAGTAGATGTGAACGAACAGAATCCACAAGCCATCGGGTTTTACGAAAAAATGGGCTTTAAGAAAATTGGAAGATCGGAAAAAGATGGCTCAGGAAAAGATTATCCCCTAATTCATATGAGTCTTTAA
- a CDS encoding aldo/keto reductase → MQKKTYAGQPVVTLNNGMDIPALGFGVWQMENLAECEKAVIKAIHTGYRMIDTAAIYQNETAVGQAVKDSGVNRDELFITSKVWVQDHGYEQAKKAFQRTLDRLQMDYLDMYLIHWPYGDFIGTWKALEELYHEGKIKAIGVCNFTVEKLEELKANSKVLPVINQIELHPVFQQKELQVYDRENNIITQPWSPLGNGNADLLNKSSC, encoded by the coding sequence ATGCAAAAGAAAACGTACGCAGGACAGCCTGTGGTGACTTTAAATAATGGGATGGATATTCCTGCTTTAGGTTTTGGAGTATGGCAGATGGAAAACCTGGCTGAATGCGAAAAAGCAGTAATAAAAGCAATTCATACCGGATACAGGATGATTGATACTGCAGCAATTTACCAGAATGAAACGGCAGTTGGCCAGGCTGTGAAAGACAGCGGTGTGAACAGGGACGAGCTGTTTATCACTTCAAAAGTATGGGTTCAGGACCACGGGTATGAGCAGGCAAAAAAAGCATTCCAGAGAACACTGGACAGATTGCAGATGGACTATTTGGATATGTACCTCATCCACTGGCCGTACGGTGACTTTATCGGAACATGGAAAGCTCTGGAAGAATTATATCATGAAGGAAAAATCAAAGCAATTGGGGTATGTAATTTTACGGTGGAGAAATTAGAGGAATTAAAAGCAAACTCAAAGGTTCTTCCGGTAATTAACCAGATTGAACTTCACCCGGTGTTCCAGCAGAAGGAACTGCAGGTATATGACAGGGAAAACAACATCATCACACAACCATGGAGCCCGCTTGGAAACGGAAATGCAGATCTTTTAAACAAAAGCAGTTGCTGA
- a CDS encoding DNA alkylation repair protein gives MTAVQFIEKLATFRNEKELNKVEKFFKGNDGVTKAFGVKFGDVFNTAKEFSAMPLEEISKLLDSDFYEVRMGAVSMMDFQAGNKKTTEERKKQLFELYLKRHDRLNNWDFVDRGARNIIGEYLVDRPRDILYQLAISENPWERRTAIVSTHAFIRKNDIEDTFTIAEILVHDPNELVNKAVGSWVREAGKKNDQKLYLFLDQYAKTMPSATFSYATEKLDTETKKHYKDLRKKA, from the coding sequence ATGACCGCAGTACAATTCATAGAAAAACTGGCCACGTTCAGGAATGAAAAAGAGCTTAACAAAGTTGAGAAATTTTTCAAAGGAAATGACGGAGTAACCAAAGCTTTCGGAGTAAAATTCGGGGATGTTTTCAATACCGCCAAAGAGTTTTCTGCCATGCCCCTGGAAGAGATTAGCAAACTTCTGGACAGTGATTTTTATGAAGTAAGAATGGGTGCGGTGAGCATGATGGACTTCCAGGCCGGAAATAAAAAAACGACTGAAGAAAGGAAAAAACAGCTGTTTGAACTCTATCTGAAACGCCATGACCGCCTGAACAACTGGGACTTTGTAGACCGGGGAGCACGGAATATCATCGGTGAATATCTCGTTGACCGGCCTCGTGATATCTTATACCAGTTGGCCATATCTGAAAACCCTTGGGAAAGAAGGACTGCTATTGTAAGTACCCATGCTTTTATCAGAAAAAATGATATAGAAGATACCTTTACCATTGCGGAAATCCTTGTTCATGATCCCAATGAGCTGGTGAATAAAGCAGTTGGAAGCTGGGTAAGGGAAGCCGGAAAGAAAAATGATCAAAAGTTATATCTCTTTCTTGATCAATACGCAAAGACAATGCCTTCTGCAACCTTTTCCTACGCGACAGAAAAACTCGATACGGAAACAAAAAAACATTATAAAGACCTTCGAAAGAAAGCCTAG